In the genome of Oscillatoria sp. FACHB-1406, one region contains:
- a CDS encoding DUF1822 family protein yields the protein MTPNELHNLVLKFEGSKEDYERLLACFQSGELESLLQLPVEEVRLVSAPSETTAPTTAIAQSLETVPQILQRIYNSLESGWQSIEALLAPESPTLAAGWRSAPPLPTQVLELKEARSSLTPSEGFMRWINLDLPEINRQIILIVALMPGESPQEIDALIEVRPTQEQAFLPPDLQLMVIDYRGSVVLSARAEKADPRISFALTGTVGEPFEVKVKLNDFSYLQEFPL from the coding sequence ATGACTCCTAACGAGCTACACAATCTGGTTTTAAAATTTGAAGGCAGCAAAGAAGACTACGAACGCTTACTCGCTTGCTTCCAATCGGGCGAGCTTGAAAGTTTGCTCCAGCTTCCCGTTGAAGAAGTTCGGTTAGTTAGCGCGCCCTCAGAAACAACAGCACCCACAACCGCGATCGCACAATCATTGGAAACCGTCCCGCAAATCTTACAACGAATCTATAACTCTCTTGAATCTGGCTGGCAAAGTATTGAGGCGCTACTTGCCCCAGAATCCCCAACCTTAGCGGCAGGCTGGAGAAGCGCGCCCCCCCTACCGACTCAAGTTTTAGAACTGAAAGAAGCGCGAAGCTCGCTGACACCATCCGAAGGATTTATGCGATGGATTAATTTAGATTTACCCGAAATTAATCGACAAATTATTTTAATTGTTGCGCTGATGCCGGGAGAGTCCCCGCAAGAAATCGATGCTTTAATTGAAGTGCGTCCCACCCAAGAACAAGCATTTCTTCCGCCCGATTTACAGTTAATGGTCATTGATTACAGAGGCTCGGTTGTTTTATCCGCCCGCGCAGAAAAAGCCGATCCGAGAATTAGCTTTGCCCTTACCGGGACAGTTGGAGAACCTTTTGAGGTTAAAGTAAAATTGAATGACTTTAGCTATTTGCAAGAGTTTCCGCTCTGA
- a CDS encoding CHASE2 domain-containing protein, producing the protein MTTDKLVELTLLHALDGGFGATVKIREENGTDLGGAEGRLSPPSSELLLQYERWQSMLHRLALPGTLIKGKVISKGNASIEQQFGDRQRQRSRWCKDCDRAAIELGKLMNSWLEQSEFRPIASKLSETVSLSDRVRVLICSSHPQVKKLPWHLWEWLEREGRQAEAILSTTDNQPQESARRQKVRILIILGKSPDISPENDLKILTETLGDRAEILPPLVSPNRQEVNRHLWDTNTDILFFAGHSQTDEESGKFYLSETEFIRVEDLKYALQEARKNGLKLAIFNSCDGLGLARELESLYIPNLIVMRDIVHERIAHQFLSDFLKAFAIEQKPLHLAVLKARRRLQGLEAEFPCASWMPVICQNSSAEAQYWQNWALAPPRARPRPLRYPVLVASAIATFSIVLARSLGILEPLELKAYDHLMAMRPPEPLDERILVVAADETDLKRYGTPLLSDATLTQALLQLKQHQPRAIGLDIFRSDNSPTQSDLAKFITTVQKNKNFIHVCSQIIPPLSKFSEQQLQEQVGFADFYPDERDNIVRRQPLWLTPPSTSDCPNSYYAFSLLLAQRYLEAEGKLISFKTGNLQFGTTIFNKLASRTGGYQQLNGESGEILLNFRAPDRNGQIAKTVSLRDILDDRVDPKFIKNKVVLVGVTDPKLQDDRDTPYGVKRGLWIHAQMVSALLSAVENNRKPIWGLPQLPPQWGSLQWGDALWIFAWSFLSGLLAIKVRSHWVRLLSGFILLGVLYKISLVILTAGGWMPLVPSLLSIIITGLIVNYTLLQLKQK; encoded by the coding sequence GTGACGACAGATAAACTGGTTGAATTAACCTTATTGCACGCTCTCGATGGCGGTTTTGGAGCAACTGTAAAAATTCGAGAAGAGAACGGAACCGACTTAGGTGGAGCGGAAGGAAGGTTGTCCCCGCCTTCCTCAGAATTACTGCTTCAGTACGAACGCTGGCAGTCAATGTTACATCGTTTAGCTCTCCCCGGAACGCTGATTAAAGGGAAAGTGATTAGCAAAGGAAATGCTAGCATCGAGCAACAATTTGGCGATCGCCAGCGACAGCGATCGCGGTGGTGTAAGGATTGCGATCGCGCCGCGATCGAACTCGGAAAATTAATGAATTCCTGGCTCGAACAATCGGAATTCCGCCCGATCGCAAGTAAATTAAGCGAAACCGTTTCTCTTAGCGATCGCGTTCGGGTATTAATTTGTTCCTCTCACCCTCAAGTTAAAAAGCTCCCTTGGCATCTTTGGGAATGGCTCGAGCGCGAAGGTCGTCAAGCCGAAGCAATTTTGAGTACCACCGACAATCAACCGCAAGAAAGCGCGCGCCGCCAAAAAGTTAGAATCCTGATTATTTTAGGAAAATCGCCGGATATCTCGCCGGAAAACGACCTTAAGATTTTAACCGAGACTTTGGGCGATCGCGCCGAAATTCTGCCGCCCTTAGTCAGTCCCAATCGACAAGAAGTGAATCGTCATTTATGGGATACAAATACTGATATTCTTTTCTTCGCCGGTCATTCTCAAACTGATGAAGAAAGCGGCAAATTTTATCTCAGTGAAACCGAGTTTATTCGAGTTGAAGACTTGAAATATGCCCTGCAAGAAGCGCGTAAGAATGGCTTGAAGTTAGCGATTTTTAACTCTTGCGATGGGTTAGGCTTAGCGCGCGAACTCGAAAGCTTATATATTCCTAACTTGATTGTCATGCGCGATATCGTCCACGAACGAATCGCCCATCAATTTTTAAGCGATTTTTTAAAAGCTTTCGCGATCGAGCAAAAGCCGCTGCATTTAGCGGTATTGAAAGCGCGGCGACGGTTGCAAGGGTTAGAAGCTGAATTTCCGTGCGCGAGTTGGATGCCGGTTATTTGCCAAAATTCCTCGGCAGAAGCGCAATATTGGCAAAATTGGGCGCTTGCACCACCCCGCGCCCGTCCTCGCCCGCTTCGCTATCCCGTCCTTGTGGCTAGCGCGATTGCGACCTTTTCCATCGTGTTAGCGCGATCGCTCGGAATCCTCGAACCCCTAGAACTGAAAGCCTACGACCATCTAATGGCGATGCGCCCGCCCGAACCTCTCGACGAGCGCATTTTGGTTGTCGCCGCCGATGAAACCGATTTAAAGCGGTACGGAACGCCTTTATTGAGTGATGCAACCCTCACGCAAGCGTTGCTTCAATTAAAGCAACATCAACCCCGCGCGATCGGTTTAGATATTTTTCGTAGCGACAATTCGCCAACTCAATCGGATCTCGCCAAATTTATTACGACTGTTCAAAAAAATAAAAATTTTATTCACGTTTGCTCCCAAATAATTCCCCCCTTATCAAAATTTTCAGAGCAACAATTACAAGAACAAGTCGGTTTTGCCGACTTTTACCCCGACGAACGCGATAATATTGTCCGTCGCCAACCTCTGTGGCTTACTCCCCCTTCGACCTCCGACTGTCCTAATTCCTATTATGCCTTCAGCCTTCTCTTAGCACAGCGCTATCTAGAAGCCGAAGGAAAATTGATTAGCTTTAAAACCGGCAACTTACAATTTGGTACGACTATTTTTAACAAGTTAGCTTCTCGTACTGGCGGCTACCAGCAACTTAACGGAGAAAGTGGCGAAATACTCCTGAATTTTCGCGCGCCCGATCGCAACGGTCAAATTGCGAAAACCGTTTCCCTCCGAGACATTTTAGACGATCGCGTAGACCCCAAATTCATCAAAAATAAAGTCGTTCTGGTTGGCGTAACCGACCCAAAACTTCAAGACGATCGCGACACTCCCTACGGCGTAAAACGCGGACTTTGGATTCACGCGCAAATGGTCAGCGCCCTGCTTAGTGCGGTGGAAAATAACCGCAAACCGATCTGGGGTTTACCTCAACTTCCCCCTCAATGGGGTAGCCTTCAATGGGGCGATGCGCTGTGGATTTTCGCTTGGTCTTTCCTCTCCGGACTACTTGCCATCAAAGTGCGATCGCATTGGGTTCGTCTCTTATCCGGCTTCATTCTCCTTGGCGTTTTATATAAAATATCGCTGGTAATCTTAACAGCAGGCGGTTGGATGCCGCTAGTTCCATCGCTTCTCTCGATTATAATAACCGGATTAATCGTCAACTACACGCTCCTTCAATTAAAACAAAAATAA
- a CDS encoding DUF928 domain-containing protein, producing MKTKLTIALTLAIANFTLLPAFAQLSDKPPSAPPPRGNPTPGGTFSGISCSKPPKPINALIPQKDLEPFLVGQGLTTSEHPTFWVYSPYSSEETITAKFSLHDRRGRALYRTTFNLPKTAGIIRLQAPTEAKYALEQEQFYHWYFSIQCTASDATLHDLIVDGWVKRVAVTPETEAEVNAAQPELWYDSLTRLANLRLASPQDEALKQDWSKLLTSAGLETLIEEPLLEPVARND from the coding sequence ATGAAAACAAAATTAACGATTGCTCTCACCTTAGCGATCGCTAACTTCACCCTCCTTCCCGCTTTTGCTCAACTCTCAGACAAGCCACCATCCGCACCTCCGCCGCGCGGCAATCCCACCCCCGGAGGAACATTTAGCGGTATATCCTGTAGCAAACCCCCTAAACCGATTAATGCCTTAATCCCTCAAAAAGACCTCGAACCGTTCCTCGTCGGTCAAGGATTAACCACCTCAGAACATCCCACTTTCTGGGTTTACAGTCCCTACTCCTCCGAAGAAACAATTACTGCAAAATTCTCGCTGCACGACCGCAGGGGACGCGCGCTTTATCGCACGACCTTTAACCTACCGAAAACCGCCGGAATTATCCGCCTTCAAGCCCCCACTGAAGCAAAATATGCTCTCGAACAAGAGCAGTTTTATCATTGGTATTTCTCCATTCAATGTACTGCTTCTGACGCTACGCTTCACGATTTAATTGTCGATGGCTGGGTGAAACGAGTTGCGGTAACGCCAGAAACCGAAGCAGAAGTTAACGCCGCCCAACCCGAACTTTGGTACGATTCCCTCACCCGACTCGCAAACCTCCGTCTCGCTTCCCCCCAAGACGAAGCCCTCAAACAGGATTGGAGTAAATTGTTAACCTCAGCGGGGTTAGAAACCCTCATAGAAGAACCATTGCTCGAACCCGTCGCCAGAAACGATTAG
- a CDS encoding DUF1194 domain-containing protein: MLNRTFFQPRLSKTLSSVAAISALGLTVATGVPAKASSMTSVNVELSLLVDISPSINSQEYALQMRGYQDAFTKLSPLFGSGKFGSVAVNLIQWAGGNSQEESIPWMLIDSQDSAVRFADAIGSLVRPNWFSTAPGSAIQFATPLFSSNEYEGKRWVIDVSGDGVENSGVSTSQARDAALAAGVSAINGLPINPNYLKDRGKSSLDIWYENNVQGGDGSFTLPAYGFEDVGRALEQKLRRELTVPPTEPPTSVPEPTTILGLVLMGGGFVGLKRRRSV, from the coding sequence ATGTTAAATCGCACATTTTTTCAACCGCGCCTATCTAAAACTTTGTCGAGTGTTGCTGCGATTTCTGCCCTTGGGTTAACTGTCGCCACTGGGGTTCCTGCTAAGGCGAGTTCCATGACTTCAGTCAATGTTGAATTATCCTTGCTCGTCGATATTTCTCCCAGTATTAACAGTCAAGAATATGCCTTGCAGATGAGGGGCTATCAGGATGCTTTTACCAAGTTATCACCTTTGTTTGGTTCGGGTAAATTCGGTAGCGTTGCGGTTAATCTCATTCAGTGGGCTGGGGGAAATAGCCAAGAAGAATCAATCCCCTGGATGCTGATTGATAGTCAAGATAGTGCCGTTCGATTTGCTGACGCGATCGGAAGCTTGGTTAGACCTAATTGGTTCAGTACAGCACCCGGATCTGCGATTCAATTTGCGACCCCTTTATTTAGCAGTAATGAATATGAAGGGAAGCGTTGGGTGATTGATGTATCCGGTGACGGAGTAGAAAATTCTGGTGTTTCGACTAGCCAAGCGAGAGATGCTGCTTTAGCCGCAGGAGTATCAGCGATTAATGGATTGCCGATTAACCCAAATTACTTAAAGGATCGGGGTAAATCTAGTCTTGATATTTGGTATGAAAACAATGTTCAGGGTGGAGATGGTTCGTTTACCCTTCCTGCTTACGGATTTGAAGATGTTGGTCGGGCGCTCGAGCAAAAGCTACGCCGGGAGTTAACCGTTCCTCCCACCGAACCTCCAACATCAGTACCAGAACCAACCACAATTCTCGGACTTGTTTTAATGGGCGGTGGATTTGTTGGGCTTAAGCGTCGTCGCTCGGTTTAA
- a CDS encoding CHAT domain-containing protein → MARKRLTFLLKLQSILIYFVIGLCLSFIPTLVEANSALISQAMPTASAPKLIEEGRLFYETGEFDRALNSWEKATELYRQDNDEVGITGSLINQARAMAAMGFSRRACQTATQALKLEDSLCDAKPNSLLIPSQQPSLLLHTGLQTLGDILQTLGNFDSAREIFLQNWEIAQQLSSPQAQGDTLLSLGNVARVLGNRERDRTETLGNKPVVIPPPNHCTTPPQIVASNGAIAYYQQAIALYQQATACYAASSQLPTLQANLNRLSLLVEIEKELPSPGGRAEILKLLEIQNAIEQLPPTHEALAAKINYARSLRLIASSRGYDSAQLSEQNIESILQQTVRQAQASADKKAAAYAIGNLGRLYEQTEQYPEALKATREALQLAREIDSIEIIYQWEWQLGRILSKQKQPDYQGAKTAYESASNTLKEIRKSLTAVNKDAQFSFRDDVEPLYRQFAHLILSQTTPKPNPEDLLRAMKQIDELQLAELENFLGCRLGNSAPSNATSALEEITARSEQVTQNKAALLYPIILEDRLALLFKLPNQPLEYRETLISQQEVKKKLKQLRSLLIVQGVDIDEFNQLAAEVYRWIFQPLEESLKKNGKAETLVFVLDGELRNIPMAILYDGNEYLVQKDYSIAIAPSLQLIAPQTRSQTMSVLLGGIEKYPPSGKFAFPDLNIDKEQLQPIQKEVETSNIILNTDFTKKNLQTHLQQDSFSVVHLATHGKFSSNPEETYIAGYNELIKANDLQELIQSSSNAIELLVLSACETAQGDNRAILGLAGFAVQSGAGSTISTLWTAPVDPTNKLVIQFYQALKNNNISAARALHLAQQSLFETYFDSLYNWASYTLVGNWL, encoded by the coding sequence ATGGCAAGAAAACGGCTTACATTTCTCCTTAAGCTACAGTCTATTTTAATCTATTTTGTTATTGGTTTATGCTTAAGTTTTATTCCAACTTTAGTTGAGGCAAATTCAGCCCTCATCAGTCAAGCGATGCCAACGGCTAGCGCTCCAAAACTGATTGAAGAAGGCAGACTTTTTTACGAAACGGGAGAGTTCGATCGCGCCCTCAATTCCTGGGAGAAAGCAACGGAACTCTACCGGCAGGATAACGATGAAGTTGGCATTACGGGCAGCTTAATTAACCAAGCGCGCGCGATGGCAGCGATGGGATTCTCTCGGCGCGCTTGTCAGACGGCAACGCAAGCCTTAAAACTCGAAGATTCGCTTTGCGATGCTAAGCCGAATTCCTTATTAATTCCGTCGCAACAACCTTCTCTGTTGCTGCATACGGGATTGCAAACCCTCGGCGATATTTTGCAAACATTAGGGAATTTTGATAGCGCGCGAGAAATCTTTTTACAAAATTGGGAGATCGCGCAACAATTATCCTCCCCGCAGGCGCAAGGCGACACGCTTTTAAGTTTGGGAAATGTGGCGCGGGTGCTGGGAAATCGAGAGCGCGATCGCACTGAAACCCTCGGTAATAAACCTGTCGTTATTCCCCCTCCTAATCATTGTACGACTCCGCCGCAGATTGTAGCAAGTAATGGCGCGATCGCCTATTACCAACAAGCGATCGCGCTTTACCAACAAGCCACCGCCTGTTACGCTGCTTCCTCGCAACTTCCCACCCTGCAAGCCAACCTTAACCGCCTCAGTTTGTTGGTAGAAATTGAGAAAGAGTTACCCAGTCCCGGAGGGCGAGCGGAAATCTTGAAGCTGCTCGAAATTCAGAACGCGATCGAGCAATTACCGCCGACGCATGAAGCCCTTGCTGCTAAAATTAATTATGCCCGTAGCTTGCGTTTAATTGCTTCCAGTCGCGGTTACGATTCTGCCCAGCTTTCCGAGCAGAATATCGAGAGTATTTTACAACAAACGGTTCGCCAAGCGCAAGCCTCAGCCGATAAAAAAGCGGCTGCTTACGCGATCGGAAATCTCGGTCGATTATACGAACAAACCGAGCAATATCCCGAAGCCTTAAAAGCCACGCGAGAAGCCTTACAACTCGCGCGCGAAATTGATTCGATCGAAATTATTTATCAGTGGGAATGGCAACTCGGACGAATTTTAAGCAAGCAAAAGCAGCCCGATTATCAAGGTGCAAAAACAGCCTATGAAAGCGCCAGTAATACGCTTAAAGAAATCCGCAAAAGCTTAACTGCTGTCAATAAAGACGCTCAATTTTCCTTTCGCGATGATGTCGAACCGCTCTATCGGCAATTCGCGCATCTAATTTTAAGCCAAACAACTCCTAAACCCAATCCAGAAGATCTCCTTCGAGCGATGAAACAAATCGACGAATTGCAACTCGCCGAACTCGAAAACTTCTTAGGATGTCGGTTAGGAAATTCAGCGCCGAGCAATGCTACTTCTGCCCTCGAAGAAATTACCGCTCGTAGCGAACAAGTTACCCAAAATAAAGCCGCCCTTCTTTATCCCATTATTCTCGAAGATCGTCTCGCCTTACTCTTTAAACTGCCCAACCAACCGCTTGAATATCGCGAAACTTTAATTAGCCAGCAGGAGGTGAAAAAGAAACTCAAACAACTCCGCAGCTTATTAATCGTGCAGGGAGTCGATATCGATGAATTCAACCAACTTGCAGCCGAAGTTTATCGTTGGATTTTTCAACCTCTTGAAGAATCGTTGAAAAAGAACGGTAAAGCTGAAACGTTAGTATTTGTCCTCGATGGCGAACTTCGCAACATTCCGATGGCGATTTTGTACGACGGCAACGAATACTTGGTACAAAAAGACTATAGTATCGCGATCGCGCCCAGCTTACAACTTATCGCACCGCAAACCCGCTCGCAAACAATGAGCGTTTTACTCGGAGGAATTGAAAAATATCCGCCGAGCGGAAAATTTGCTTTTCCGGATTTAAACATCGACAAAGAACAACTACAACCGATTCAAAAAGAAGTTGAAACGAGCAACATTATTTTAAACACCGACTTTACCAAAAAGAACCTACAAACTCACCTGCAACAGGATAGCTTCTCCGTCGTTCATCTCGCGACTCACGGCAAATTCAGTTCCAACCCCGAAGAAACCTATATCGCTGGTTACAACGAACTCATTAAAGCCAACGACTTGCAAGAATTAATCCAGAGTAGCAGTAACGCGATCGAATTATTAGTTTTGAGCGCTTGCGAAACCGCGCAAGGCGATAATCGAGCCATTTTAGGACTGGCAGGGTTTGCCGTCCAATCCGGCGCAGGCAGCACGATTTCGACCTTGTGGACTGCTCCAGTTGACCCCACCAACAAATTAGTCATTCAGTTCTATCAAGCCTTAAAAAATAATAATATTAGTGCTGCCAGAGCGCTACATCTCGCTCAACAATCCCTGTTTGAAACTTACTTCGACTCGCTCTATAATTGGGCATCGTATACCTTAGTCGGAAATTGGCTTTAA